A region from the Streptomyces lydicus genome encodes:
- a CDS encoding DUF5994 family protein, translated as MTTAGDPHAAPPRHHAPHTPPLVARLTIAPHTDTVRCIDGVWWPHSADLLAELPELLAALPFDWPRITHATVNGAPWSALPAHTLVEGHVVRLRRTTGRPGPDTICLVSPGHGRWDLLIIPPSTPEPEAVHMMAEMARTGELTPA; from the coding sequence ATGACCACCGCAGGGGATCCCCACGCGGCCCCTCCCCGCCACCACGCGCCTCACACGCCACCGCTCGTCGCCCGCCTGACCATCGCCCCGCACACCGATACGGTGCGGTGCATCGACGGTGTCTGGTGGCCCCACTCGGCAGACCTGCTGGCCGAACTCCCCGAGCTGCTGGCCGCGCTCCCCTTCGACTGGCCCCGGATCACCCACGCCACGGTGAACGGCGCCCCCTGGTCCGCCCTCCCCGCCCACACCCTCGTCGAAGGCCATGTCGTCCGCCTCCGCCGAACCACCGGCCGCCCCGGCCCCGACACCATCTGTCTGGTCTCCCCCGGACACGGCCGCTGGGACCTGCTGATCATCCCGCCCAGCACCCCCGAACCGGAGGCCGTGCACATGATGGCGGAAATGGCCCGCACGGGGGAGCTGACACCGGCCTGA
- a CDS encoding M56 family metallopeptidase, translated as MGVFVFLPLVLPLTALPIARLAEQHLHPRATTRLLTLLAAVLGLCSTLCLGLLVVVGTAQLRGNPLPDGWSDPRVRAAVPFAEVAGVAAIPLLAAALATCGAALRRHRRIRARTHRALNGLPADADPAVLPDDEPYAYAVPGTPARPGRPARPGRVAVSRGMLRSLDGDERRALFAHERAHLRCRHHRYLLAVRLAGCVNPLLLPLRSAVAFATERWADEEAAQVVGDRRLTARAVGKAALVTRSAPEPGLAHFAAPEPGPVPRRVVALLGPVPPARHWPPALTPAGLAALVAAAGTAASAVSALNAAVALFVVLKAATPL; from the coding sequence GTGGGCGTCTTCGTGTTCCTGCCGCTCGTCCTGCCGCTCACCGCCCTGCCGATCGCCCGGCTCGCCGAGCAGCACCTCCACCCCCGCGCCACCACCCGCCTGCTGACCCTGCTCGCCGCGGTGCTCGGCCTGTGCAGCACGCTGTGCCTGGGCCTGCTGGTGGTCGTCGGCACCGCCCAACTGCGCGGCAACCCACTGCCCGACGGCTGGTCGGACCCCCGGGTGCGGGCCGCGGTCCCGTTCGCCGAGGTCGCGGGCGTCGCCGCGATCCCGCTGCTGGCCGCCGCGCTCGCCACGTGCGGCGCGGCGCTGCGCCGGCACCGCCGCATCCGGGCCCGTACCCACCGTGCACTGAACGGGCTGCCGGCCGACGCCGATCCCGCGGTGCTGCCGGACGACGAGCCCTACGCCTACGCCGTGCCCGGCACCCCGGCCCGCCCCGGACGGCCCGCCAGGCCCGGCCGGGTCGCGGTCTCCCGCGGGATGCTGCGCAGCCTGGACGGCGACGAGCGGCGGGCCCTGTTCGCCCATGAGCGCGCCCATCTGCGCTGCCGCCACCACCGCTACCTGCTCGCCGTACGCCTGGCCGGCTGCGTCAACCCGCTGCTGCTGCCGCTGCGTTCCGCGGTCGCCTTCGCCACCGAGCGCTGGGCGGACGAGGAAGCGGCGCAGGTGGTCGGCGACCGGCGGCTGACCGCGCGTGCGGTGGGCAAGGCGGCGCTGGTCACCCGGTCCGCGCCGGAACCCGGGCTGGCGCACTTCGCGGCGCCCGAACCGGGGCCGGTGCCGCGCCGAGTGGTGGCGCTGCTCGGGCCCGTGCCGCCGGCCCGCCACTGGCCGCCGGCGCTGACCCCGGCCGGTCTGGCGGCCCTGGTCGCCGCGGCGGGCACGGCCGCCTCCGCCGTCTCCGCGCTCAACGCCGCGGTAGCGCTGTTCGTTGTTCTGAAGGCAGCAACGCCCCTCTAG
- a CDS encoding acyl-CoA desaturase, with translation MTSTARGDPSAPDYDGTSPFPDSGTEPTPTPGRRMYVTVTALIVIAPFVGLAVAIPLLWGSVVHLTDLVLLAVFYVISGLGVTIGFHRGLTHGSYTATPALRIALALAGSLSFQGDVIDWVATHRRHHAYTDRPGDPHSPYRYGTSLRGQLRGLVHSHIGWLFGNDPTSHRRYAPDLLADPGIRAVDRAFPLLCLLTLALPFGLGWALGGSWVTALTALLWAGFIRIALLHHVTWSVNSLCHVIGERPFRTRRHDRATNLWPLALLSFGESWHNLHHADPTCARHGVDRGQLDVSAAVIRLFERLGWVRDVRWPDPARVADRRVRSTA, from the coding sequence GTGACGTCCACCGCCCGAGGCGACCCGTCGGCACCGGACTACGACGGCACCTCCCCGTTCCCCGACAGCGGCACCGAGCCGACGCCGACGCCCGGCCGCCGGATGTACGTCACGGTGACCGCCCTCATAGTCATCGCCCCCTTCGTCGGCCTGGCCGTCGCCATCCCCCTCCTCTGGGGCAGCGTCGTCCACCTCACCGACCTCGTTCTGCTGGCCGTCTTCTACGTCATCAGCGGCCTGGGCGTCACCATCGGCTTCCACCGCGGCCTCACCCACGGCAGCTATACCGCCACCCCCGCACTGCGTATCGCGCTCGCCCTCGCCGGCTCGCTCAGCTTCCAAGGCGATGTCATCGACTGGGTCGCCACCCACCGCCGTCACCACGCCTACACCGACCGGCCCGGCGACCCGCACTCCCCGTATCGCTACGGCACCAGCCTGCGCGGTCAGCTGCGCGGACTGGTGCACTCGCACATCGGCTGGCTGTTCGGCAACGACCCCACCTCGCACCGGCGCTATGCGCCCGATCTGCTCGCCGACCCCGGGATCCGCGCGGTCGACCGGGCGTTCCCGCTGCTGTGCCTGCTCACCCTCGCCCTGCCGTTCGGGCTGGGCTGGGCGCTCGGCGGCTCCTGGGTCACCGCCCTGACCGCCCTGCTGTGGGCCGGGTTCATCCGGATCGCGCTGTTGCACCACGTCACCTGGAGCGTCAACTCGCTCTGCCATGTCATCGGCGAGCGGCCGTTCCGCACCCGGCGCCACGACCGGGCGACCAACCTGTGGCCCCTGGCCCTGCTGTCGTTCGGTGAGAGCTGGCACAACCTGCACCACGCCGACCCGACCTGTGCCCGGCACGGCGTCGACCGCGGTCAGCTCGATGTGTCCGCCGCCGTCATCCGGCTCTTCGAACGTCTCGGCTGGGTCCGGGACGTGCGCTGGCCCGACCCGGCACGGGTGGCGGACCGCCGCGTCAGGAGCACCGCATGA
- a CDS encoding TerD family protein translates to MGVSLAKGGNVSLSKEAPGLTAVTVGLGWDVRTTTGADYDLDASALLCTEAGKVVSDAHFVFYNNLTSPDGSVRHTGDNLTGEGEGDDESVEVTLSTVPAEVAKIVFPVSIHDAESRGQSFGQVRNAFIRVVNQADGTELARYDLSEDASTETAMVFGELYRNGAEWKFRAVGQGYASGLAGIAADFGVNV, encoded by the coding sequence ATGGGAGTCTCGCTGGCCAAGGGCGGCAACGTCTCGCTGTCGAAGGAAGCGCCCGGACTGACCGCGGTCACGGTCGGCCTCGGCTGGGATGTACGGACGACGACGGGCGCGGACTACGACCTGGATGCCAGTGCGCTGCTGTGCACCGAGGCGGGCAAGGTCGTCTCCGACGCCCACTTCGTCTTCTACAACAACCTCACCAGCCCCGATGGCTCGGTGCGGCACACCGGCGACAACCTGACCGGCGAGGGCGAGGGGGACGACGAGTCCGTCGAGGTCACGCTGTCCACGGTGCCCGCCGAGGTCGCCAAGATCGTCTTCCCGGTCTCCATCCACGACGCGGAGAGCCGGGGGCAGAGCTTCGGCCAGGTCCGCAACGCCTTCATCCGCGTCGTCAACCAGGCGGACGGGACGGAGCTGGCCCGCTACGACCTGAGCGAGGACGCTTCGACCGAGACCGCGATGGTCTTCGGTGAGCTCTACCGGAACGGTGCGGAGTGGAAATTCCGCGCCGTGGGCCAGGGGTACGCATCCGGCCTGGCGGGCATCGCGGCGGACTTCGGAGTCAACGTCTGA
- a CDS encoding DUF1876 domain-containing protein — MTGTKTWNAEISITETDNEVRAEARLRGKEGGQLVGEGEARCNPADENVPAIGDELAVSRAMSDLSHQLLQRAAHDIEVHTARPVERLRA, encoded by the coding sequence GTGACCGGCACGAAGACATGGAACGCCGAGATCAGCATCACCGAGACCGACAACGAGGTCCGGGCCGAGGCCAGGCTGCGCGGCAAGGAGGGCGGGCAGCTGGTCGGCGAGGGGGAGGCCCGCTGTAACCCCGCCGACGAGAACGTCCCGGCCATCGGGGACGAGCTGGCGGTGTCACGGGCGATGTCGGACCTCAGCCATCAGCTGCTGCAGCGCGCCGCACACGACATCGAAGTGCACACGGCCCGGCCGGTGGAACGCCTGCGCGCCTGA
- a CDS encoding BlaI/MecI/CopY family transcriptional regulator, which yields MGGKAFGNFGGAGRERARRRGQGQLEAQVLAALHHAPGPVTAAWVQERLGDDLAYTTVMTILSRLHAKQAVTRERSGRAYLWTPAADEAGLAALRMRRVLDGEPDRDAVLTSFVSALSTHDEQLLRTLLDREATEDPTAGENPTTAEDTATADGPTTAGTATPPAPHRPSDEARGG from the coding sequence ATGGGCGGGAAGGCCTTCGGGAACTTCGGCGGCGCCGGACGGGAACGCGCCCGCAGACGGGGGCAGGGCCAGCTGGAGGCCCAGGTGCTGGCCGCGCTGCACCACGCGCCCGGGCCGGTCACCGCAGCCTGGGTACAGGAACGGCTCGGCGACGACCTCGCGTACACGACCGTGATGACGATCCTCTCCCGGCTGCACGCCAAGCAGGCCGTCACCCGCGAGCGGTCCGGCCGTGCCTACCTCTGGACCCCGGCCGCCGACGAGGCCGGGCTCGCCGCGCTGCGGATGCGCCGCGTCCTGGACGGCGAACCGGACCGGGACGCCGTACTCACCAGCTTCGTCTCCGCGCTCTCCACCCACGACGAGCAACTGCTGCGCACCCTCCTCGACCGCGAGGCGACAGAGGACCCCACGGCCGGCGAGAACCCCACGACGGCCGAGGACACCGCGACGGCCGACGGCCCCACGACGGCAGGCACCGCCACACCCCCCGCCCCACACCGCCCCTCGGACGAAGCGCGCGGAGGCTGA
- a CDS encoding DUF6344 domain-containing protein, translating into MAATKVMKFWAVCLAMLGKLLAALGVSATASAARRDAALYERTLGNGKAGSDAPEAEAPEAVSCAAPDRGPGTGTPAVPAPRAVPLYCQAGPARRMFARPELPPTIKQRISAEAHGTSPGLRTRLRSRTEPTADEFAAPDSALAPVGTGPDAGAEADARPAAIPAARRHVHTARAV; encoded by the coding sequence ATGGCTGCGACCAAGGTCATGAAGTTCTGGGCGGTGTGCCTTGCCATGCTGGGCAAGCTGCTGGCGGCACTGGGTGTCTCCGCGACGGCCTCGGCCGCGCGCCGGGATGCCGCACTGTACGAGCGGACCCTGGGCAACGGGAAGGCGGGCAGCGACGCCCCCGAGGCCGAGGCGCCGGAGGCGGTGAGTTGCGCCGCACCGGACCGCGGTCCAGGGACGGGAACCCCTGCCGTGCCCGCCCCGCGCGCCGTACCGCTGTACTGCCAAGCCGGCCCCGCCCGGCGGATGTTCGCCCGGCCCGAGCTGCCGCCGACGATCAAGCAGCGCATCAGCGCCGAGGCCCATGGCACCTCGCCCGGTCTGCGCACCCGCCTTCGCTCCCGCACCGAGCCGACGGCCGACGAGTTCGCCGCCCCGGACTCGGCTCTGGCCCCGGTCGGTACCGGACCGGACGCCGGTGCCGAGGCGGACGCGCGCCCCGCGGCCATTCCGGCGGCCCGCCGCCATGTGCACACCGCTCGCGCCGTCTGA
- the cobN gene encoding cobaltochelatase subunit CobN — MLLLLSTSDTDLLSARAATGPVPYRLANPARLDVDGLPALLEGCDLVVVRLLGGIRAWEEGLEVLLAEDQHRPVVVLTGEQAPDAQLMEQSTVPVGIAAEAHAYLAHGGPANLGQLARFLSDTVLLTGHGFEPPEPAPSWGPLDWEPRNATGPLIAVLYYRAHHMSGNTGFVRTLCEQIEAAGGRARPLFVASLRAPEPELIEELGAADALVTTVLAAGGSKPADASAGGDDESWDAGALAALDVPILQALCLTGPRSAWEENDEGLSPLDAASQIAVPEFDGRLITVPFSFKEVDEDGLPVYVADPERAARVAGIAVRHARLRHIPAADKRLALVLSAYPTKHSRIGNAVGLDTPASAVALLRRLRADGYDFGDESAEPVPGLESGDGDELIYALIEAGGHDQEWLTEEQLARNPVRIPAADYKRWYATLPQELRDSVEEHWGPPPGEMFVDRSRNPDGDIVLAALRRGNLLILIQPPRGFGENPIAIYHDPDLPPSHHYLAAYRWIAASADDGGFGADAMVHLGKHGNLEWLPGKNAGLSAACGPDAALGDLPLVYPFLVNDPGEGTQAKRRVHATLVDHLVPPMARAESYGDIARLEQLLDEYAAISAMDPAKLPAIRAQIWTLIQAAKLDHDLGMDERPDDDGFDDFLLHVDGWLCEVKDAQIRDGLHVLGGAPAGEARVNLVLSILRARQIWGGTSALPGLREALGLDESAATRTTADAAEETARGLVQAMEDADWDPAAVAGVASDHPSAVADILDFAARQVVPRLAATTDEIDHAVHALNGGFVPAGPSGSPLRGLVNVLPTGRNFYSVDPKAVPSRLAWETGQALADSLLERYRTDNGDWPQSVGLSLWGTSAMRTSGDDVAEALALLGVRPVWDDASRRVNGLEPIDLAELGRPRIDVTLRISGFFRDAFPHVIGLLDDAVRLVAGLDEPAESNFVRAHAQADLAAHGDERRATTRIFGSRPGTYGAGLLQLIDSRDWRTDADLAEVYTVWGGYAYGRGLEGRPARDEMETAYKRIAVAAKNTDTREHDIADSDDYFQYHGGMVATVKALKGKAPEAYIGDSTRPETVRTRTLVEETSRVFRARVVNPRWIEAMRRHGYKGAFELAATVDYLFGYDATTGVVADWMYDKLAQTYVLDPENRDFLQEANPWALHGIAERLLEAESRGMWEKPDAETLAALRQAFLETEGELEGED; from the coding sequence ATGCTTCTGCTGCTGTCGACCTCCGACACCGACCTGCTCAGTGCCCGCGCGGCCACGGGCCCGGTGCCGTACCGGCTCGCCAACCCCGCCCGGCTCGACGTCGACGGGCTGCCCGCCCTGCTGGAGGGCTGTGACCTCGTCGTCGTACGCCTCCTCGGCGGCATCCGCGCCTGGGAGGAGGGCCTGGAGGTGCTGCTCGCCGAGGACCAGCACCGGCCGGTCGTGGTCCTCACCGGTGAACAGGCCCCCGACGCCCAGCTCATGGAGCAGTCGACGGTCCCGGTCGGCATCGCGGCCGAGGCGCACGCCTACCTCGCGCACGGCGGCCCGGCCAACCTCGGCCAGCTCGCCCGCTTCCTGTCCGACACGGTGCTGCTGACCGGCCACGGCTTCGAGCCGCCGGAGCCCGCCCCGAGCTGGGGTCCGCTGGACTGGGAGCCCCGCAACGCGACCGGCCCGCTGATCGCCGTGCTCTACTACCGCGCGCACCACATGAGCGGCAACACCGGCTTCGTACGGACCCTGTGCGAGCAGATCGAGGCGGCGGGCGGCCGGGCCCGGCCCCTGTTCGTGGCCTCCCTCCGCGCCCCCGAGCCGGAGCTGATCGAGGAGCTGGGGGCCGCCGACGCCCTGGTCACCACCGTCCTCGCGGCGGGCGGCAGCAAGCCCGCCGACGCCTCCGCCGGCGGCGATGACGAGTCGTGGGACGCGGGCGCGCTGGCCGCCCTGGACGTGCCGATCCTGCAGGCCCTGTGCCTGACCGGGCCGCGCAGCGCCTGGGAGGAGAACGACGAGGGCCTGTCGCCGCTGGACGCCGCCTCGCAGATCGCCGTCCCCGAGTTCGACGGCCGGCTGATCACCGTGCCGTTCTCCTTCAAGGAGGTCGACGAGGACGGCCTGCCGGTCTACGTCGCCGACCCCGAGCGCGCCGCCCGGGTCGCCGGGATCGCCGTCCGGCACGCCCGGCTGCGCCACATCCCGGCCGCGGACAAGCGCCTCGCCCTGGTGCTGTCGGCGTACCCGACCAAGCACTCCCGGATCGGCAACGCGGTCGGCCTGGACACCCCGGCCAGCGCCGTGGCCCTGCTGCGCCGCCTGCGCGCGGACGGCTACGACTTCGGCGATGAGAGCGCCGAGCCGGTCCCCGGCCTGGAGTCCGGCGACGGCGACGAGCTGATCTACGCCCTCATCGAGGCCGGCGGCCACGATCAGGAATGGCTCACCGAGGAACAGCTCGCCCGCAACCCGGTCCGCATCCCGGCCGCCGACTACAAGCGCTGGTACGCCACGCTGCCGCAGGAGCTCCGGGACTCCGTCGAGGAGCACTGGGGGCCGCCGCCCGGCGAGATGTTCGTCGACCGCAGCCGCAACCCCGACGGTGACATCGTGCTGGCCGCCCTGCGCCGCGGCAATCTCCTCATCCTCATCCAGCCGCCGCGCGGCTTCGGCGAGAACCCGATCGCGATCTATCACGACCCCGATCTGCCGCCCTCGCACCACTACTTGGCGGCGTACCGCTGGATCGCGGCTTCCGCGGACGACGGCGGGTTCGGCGCGGACGCCATGGTCCACCTGGGCAAGCACGGCAACCTGGAGTGGCTGCCCGGCAAGAACGCCGGCCTGTCCGCGGCCTGCGGTCCGGACGCCGCCCTCGGTGACCTGCCGCTCGTCTACCCCTTCCTGGTCAACGACCCCGGCGAGGGCACCCAGGCCAAGCGCCGGGTCCACGCCACCCTCGTCGACCACCTCGTCCCGCCGATGGCCCGCGCCGAGTCCTACGGCGACATCGCGCGCCTGGAGCAGCTGCTCGACGAGTACGCGGCGATCTCCGCGATGGACCCGGCCAAGCTGCCCGCGATCCGCGCCCAGATCTGGACGCTGATCCAGGCCGCCAAGCTCGACCACGACCTGGGGATGGACGAGCGCCCCGACGACGACGGCTTCGACGACTTCCTGCTGCACGTCGACGGCTGGCTGTGCGAGGTCAAGGACGCCCAGATCCGCGACGGTCTGCACGTCCTGGGCGGCGCCCCGGCCGGTGAGGCACGTGTCAACCTCGTCCTCTCCATCCTGCGCGCCCGGCAGATCTGGGGCGGTACCTCCGCCCTGCCCGGTCTGCGGGAGGCGCTCGGTCTCGACGAGTCCGCGGCCACCCGGACGACCGCCGACGCGGCCGAGGAGACCGCCCGCGGCCTGGTCCAGGCGATGGAGGACGCGGACTGGGACCCGGCGGCGGTTGCCGGTGTCGCCTCGGACCACCCGTCCGCGGTCGCCGACATCCTCGACTTCGCCGCCCGCCAGGTCGTCCCGCGCCTCGCCGCCACCACCGACGAGATCGACCACGCGGTGCACGCGCTGAACGGCGGCTTCGTGCCGGCCGGGCCCTCGGGCTCCCCGCTGCGCGGCCTGGTCAACGTCCTGCCGACGGGCCGGAACTTCTACTCCGTCGACCCCAAGGCCGTCCCCTCCCGCCTCGCCTGGGAGACCGGCCAGGCGCTCGCCGACTCCCTGCTGGAGCGCTACCGCACCGACAACGGCGACTGGCCGCAGTCGGTCGGACTGTCCCTGTGGGGCACCAGCGCGATGCGGACCAGCGGCGACGACGTGGCCGAGGCCCTGGCCCTGCTGGGCGTCCGCCCCGTATGGGACGACGCCTCGCGCCGGGTCAACGGCCTGGAGCCGATCGACCTCGCCGAGCTCGGCCGCCCCCGTATCGATGTCACCCTGCGCATCTCCGGCTTCTTCCGCGATGCGTTCCCGCACGTCATCGGCCTGCTCGACGACGCCGTCCGGCTGGTCGCCGGTCTGGACGAGCCCGCGGAGTCCAACTTCGTGCGCGCCCACGCCCAGGCCGACCTGGCCGCGCACGGCGACGAGCGCCGCGCCACCACCCGCATCTTCGGCTCCCGCCCGGGGACGTACGGCGCGGGCCTGCTCCAGCTGATCGACTCCCGCGACTGGCGCACCGACGCCGACCTCGCCGAGGTCTACACCGTCTGGGGCGGCTACGCCTACGGCCGCGGTCTCGAAGGCCGCCCGGCCCGGGACGAGATGGAGACCGCCTACAAGCGCATCGCGGTCGCCGCCAAGAACACCGACACCCGTGAGCACGACATCGCGGACTCCGACGACTACTTCCAGTACCACGGCGGCATGGTCGCCACCGTCAAGGCGCTCAAGGGCAAGGCCCCCGAGGCGTACATCGGGGACTCCACCCGCCCCGAGACGGTCCGCACCCGCACCCTGGTCGAGGAGACCTCCCGGGTCTTCCGCGCCCGGGTGGTCAACCCCCGCTGGATCGAGGCGATGCGCCGCCACGGCTACAAGGGCGCCTTCGAACTCGCCGCCACCGTGGACTACTTGTTCGGCTACGACGCCACCACGGGCGTGGTCGCGGACTGGATGTACGACAAGCTCGCCCAGACCTACGTCCTCGACCCCGAGAACCGTGACTTCCTCCAGGAAGCCAACCCCTGGGCCCTGCACGGCATCGCCGAACGCCTCCTGGAGGCCGAGTCCCGCGGGATGTGGGAGAAGCCGGACGCCGAGACGCTGGCGGCGCTGCGGCAGGCGTTCCTGGAGACCGAAGGGGAGCTGGAGGGGGAGGACTGA
- a CDS encoding class I adenylate-forming enzyme family protein gives MTDTIAPPVAAARLVDGTAAPAGDSTAPPDATGRLDGPALGRRIRTTAHALRRLGLRTGDRVLVQGDNSVDYVVTLLALMHVDTSLIPLDHRLSGADAAAAGRQARARWLVTAADHATGFPGIPDQRVIHYPRLAADAPPPPPGAVGLDPWFRRPDALVLWSSGTTGRPKGIIKPGRAVLDNSLRTVQAMGYRADDVLAPLLPFSHQYGLSVILLWWLARCTLLVTPYQRLDAAAGQAAAHGATAVDAAPSTYHSLLGVVRRRPEVRAGLAGVRLWGVGGAPLPAPLAEAFHTTMGRPLLDGYGLTELGNVALATPDAPHGCGRPLPGVRLRVMRPDGTAAQAGELGGIEVRSPGLMAGYLQEDGSLTPVDPDAWYPTADLGSVDAEGTVRVVGRNQAVHRLGFTLYPESLERRAEACGRPVKVLAVEDQRRGSALHFVVADPGGEAPLTWRRRLAEHLAEYEQPNAVHVVDHFPLTANGKPDTRALRAELGLELGGGPGTGAPVGG, from the coding sequence ATGACCGACACCATCGCCCCTCCGGTCGCCGCCGCCCGCCTCGTCGACGGCACCGCGGCCCCGGCCGGCGACAGCACGGCCCCGCCGGACGCCACCGGCCGCCTCGACGGCCCGGCGCTCGGCCGCCGGATACGCACCACCGCACACGCCCTACGCCGGCTCGGCCTCCGCACCGGCGACCGAGTCCTGGTGCAGGGCGACAACAGCGTCGACTATGTCGTCACCCTGCTGGCCCTGATGCATGTGGACACCTCGCTCATCCCGCTGGACCACCGGCTCTCCGGCGCCGACGCCGCCGCGGCCGGCCGCCAGGCCCGGGCCCGCTGGCTGGTCACCGCCGCCGACCACGCCACCGGCTTCCCCGGCATCCCCGACCAGCGCGTCATCCACTACCCGCGACTGGCCGCCGACGCCCCGCCGCCCCCGCCCGGCGCCGTCGGCCTGGACCCCTGGTTCCGCCGCCCCGACGCCCTCGTCCTGTGGTCCTCGGGCACCACGGGACGGCCCAAGGGCATCATCAAGCCCGGCCGGGCCGTCCTCGACAACTCACTGCGCACCGTCCAGGCCATGGGCTACCGGGCGGACGACGTCCTCGCACCGCTGCTGCCCTTCTCACACCAGTACGGTCTCTCCGTCATCCTGCTGTGGTGGCTGGCCCGTTGCACTCTGCTGGTCACCCCCTACCAGCGGCTCGACGCGGCCGCCGGCCAGGCCGCGGCCCACGGCGCCACCGCCGTGGACGCCGCCCCGTCCACGTACCACTCGCTCCTCGGCGTGGTGCGTCGCCGCCCGGAGGTACGCGCCGGACTCGCCGGGGTACGGCTCTGGGGCGTGGGCGGCGCACCGCTGCCCGCGCCGCTGGCCGAGGCTTTCCACACGACAATGGGCCGCCCACTCCTGGACGGCTACGGTCTGACGGAACTCGGCAATGTCGCGCTGGCCACCCCCGACGCACCGCACGGCTGCGGGCGCCCGTTGCCCGGCGTACGGCTGCGCGTCATGCGCCCCGACGGCACCGCTGCCCAGGCGGGCGAGCTCGGCGGCATCGAGGTGCGCTCACCCGGGCTGATGGCCGGCTACCTCCAGGAGGACGGCTCGCTCACGCCGGTCGACCCGGACGCGTGGTATCCGACGGCCGACCTGGGCAGTGTCGACGCCGAGGGCACCGTGCGGGTGGTGGGCCGCAACCAGGCCGTGCACCGGCTGGGCTTCACGCTCTACCCCGAGAGCCTGGAACGCCGTGCCGAGGCCTGTGGCCGGCCGGTGAAGGTACTGGCGGTCGAGGACCAACGCCGTGGCAGTGCACTGCACTTCGTGGTCGCCGACCCCGGCGGGGAGGCTCCGCTCACCTGGCGCCGACGGCTCGCCGAACACCTCGCGGAGTACGAACAGCCCAATGCGGTCCATGTCGTCGACCACTTCCCGCTCACGGCCAACGGAAAGCCCGACACGCGTGCGTTGCGTGCGGAGCTCGGGCTGGAGCTGGGAGGGGGGCCGGGGACCGGTGCCCCGGTCGGGGGCTGA
- a CDS encoding LCP family protein encodes MTRRGRILAWTGGVLGVLLLGTAGVGAWVYQQLDGNIHGVDIGVDGARPVNLSPGSKNILVVGSDSRAGANAKYGRNLTTMQSDTLMVLHIAADRKWATALSFPRDSWVQIPACTRGNGSKSSPHHFKINEAFSIGGDSGDIRKAAACTIKTVEKNTGLRIDHFTSVDFQGFKGMVNALGGIEVCPKHAIHDKKAHLDMKAGCQNVQDEKALGYVRTRYSVGDGSDLGRIGRQQEFMKALGAKAQSKLTSPGELYGFLDSATKSLTTDSALAGIKPLYDLAATVKDIPTDRLTFLTVPNYYRESDVPTDKANVVWQYPQAGQLFSDLAHDREIGAAGKKKLAEAAKNPVTAHSVQVRVLNGTGVPGRAASAADQLRKLGFTVVGTGNAPATDKTTVSYPAALKTQSEVLSSRLPGTKATESAGAAPGAVTLTIGPDFPAEMP; translated from the coding sequence ATGACCCGCCGCGGCCGCATCCTCGCCTGGACCGGTGGCGTGCTCGGCGTGCTGCTGCTCGGCACGGCCGGCGTCGGGGCGTGGGTCTACCAGCAGCTGGACGGCAACATCCACGGCGTGGACATCGGGGTCGACGGCGCCCGGCCGGTCAACCTCAGCCCCGGCTCCAAGAACATCCTGGTCGTCGGCTCCGACAGCCGCGCGGGTGCCAACGCCAAATACGGCAGGAACCTCACCACCATGCAGTCGGACACGCTGATGGTGCTGCACATCGCCGCCGACCGTAAGTGGGCCACCGCGCTGTCCTTCCCCCGCGACTCCTGGGTGCAGATCCCCGCCTGCACCCGGGGCAACGGCTCGAAGTCGTCCCCGCACCACTTCAAGATCAACGAGGCGTTCTCGATCGGCGGTGACTCCGGCGACATCCGCAAGGCCGCGGCCTGCACCATCAAGACCGTCGAGAAGAACACCGGCCTGCGCATCGACCACTTCACCTCGGTCGACTTCCAGGGCTTCAAGGGCATGGTCAACGCGCTGGGCGGCATAGAGGTCTGCCCCAAGCACGCCATCCACGACAAGAAGGCCCATCTCGACATGAAGGCGGGCTGCCAGAACGTCCAGGACGAGAAGGCGCTCGGCTACGTCCGCACCCGCTACAGCGTCGGCGACGGCTCCGACCTCGGCCGCATCGGCCGCCAGCAGGAGTTCATGAAGGCCCTGGGCGCCAAGGCCCAGTCCAAGCTCACCAGCCCCGGCGAGCTCTACGGCTTCCTGGACTCGGCCACCAAGTCCCTCACCACCGACAGCGCCCTGGCCGGTATCAAGCCGCTCTACGACCTGGCCGCGACCGTCAAGGACATCCCCACCGACCGCCTCACCTTCCTGACCGTCCCCAACTACTACCGCGAGTCCGACGTCCCGACCGACAAGGCCAACGTCGTGTGGCAGTACCCGCAGGCCGGTCAGCTCTTCAGCGACCTCGCGCACGACCGCGAGATCGGCGCCGCCGGGAAGAAGAAGCTCGCCGAGGCCGCCAAGAACCCGGTCACCGCCCACTCCGTGCAGGTCCGCGTCCTCAACGGCACCGGCGTACCCGGCCGGGCCGCCTCCGCCGCCGACCAGCTGCGCAAGCTCGGCTTCACGGTCGTCGGCACCGGCAACGCCCCGGCGACGGACAAGACCACCGTCAGCTACCCGGCCGCGCTCAAGACGCAGAGCGAGGTGCTGTCCTCCCGCCTCCCCGGCACCAAGGCCACGGAGTCGGCCGGCGCGGCACCGGGCGCGGTGACGCTGACGATCGGACCGGACTTCCCGGCGGAGATGCCGTGA